From Streptomyces durmitorensis, a single genomic window includes:
- a CDS encoding YqgE/AlgH family protein, whose translation MSFMTEVSSLTGRLLVATPALADPNFDRAVVLLLDHDEEGSLGVVLNRPTPVDVADILEGWGDLAGAPGVVFQGGPVSLDSALGVAVIPGEEGASPGSRLRPARGEPIGWRRVHGAIGLVDLDTPPELLAPALGSLRIFAGYAGWGPGQLEDELVEGAWYVVESEPGDVSSPDPERLWRAVLRRQRSELAMVATYPDDPSLN comes from the coding sequence ATGTCGTTCATGACCGAGGTGTCCTCGCTCACAGGGCGGCTGCTCGTGGCCACGCCTGCCCTGGCGGACCCGAACTTCGACCGCGCGGTGGTGCTGCTCCTCGACCACGACGAGGAGGGCTCGCTCGGCGTGGTCCTCAACCGGCCCACGCCGGTGGACGTCGCGGACATCCTGGAGGGCTGGGGCGATCTGGCCGGGGCGCCGGGAGTCGTCTTCCAGGGCGGCCCCGTCTCGCTCGACTCGGCGCTCGGAGTGGCGGTGATCCCCGGCGAGGAGGGCGCGTCCCCCGGATCCAGGCTGCGCCCCGCCAGAGGAGAACCGATCGGCTGGCGCCGCGTGCACGGCGCGATCGGCCTGGTCGACCTGGACACACCCCCCGAACTCCTGGCCCCCGCGCTCGGCTCCCTGCGGATCTTCGCCGGGTACGCGGGCTGGGGCCCGGGCCAGCTGGAGGACGAGCTCGTCGAGGGCGCCTGGTACGTGGTGGAGTCCGAGCCGGGCGACGTGTCGTCCCCGGACCCGGAACGACTGTGGCGCGCGGTGCTGCGGAGACAGCGGAGCGAGCTGGCGATGGTGGCGACGTATCCGGATGATCCGTCGTTGAACTGA
- a CDS encoding putative T7SS-secreted protein codes for MSGRPSDWTPLYDSDPVPGDPYEVARLGKKLRGMAEEIDKQARNIKALASVESWDSDAGRAFHEVAGDTAGRLKKAFDRYDEAADALGTKVREGESKEYASELHRAQRMADKALEEFRKAEVEQKAALKELDKTEGTVPSSKEDSVDRTKQQKKRDDATTIMAQHRGKIMEAVEIRDDAASAAAKKIKNVIHHDGVRDPGGFMNWIADHADWFTAAATVLAVAALVAAIVLSGGTLAIVLVGVGAAMSATALSGRLYDVFARGGKLDLLAIGIDVLGIIPGLGALKGLTAAAKGARLAGAGKGVWGAFTNGFAVKNINKGVGFASKMLAKRGITTPKLPAGGWNPEVVTRYIKGAALGNLYVTSLLRLKEAMGPDDGKTHPITPHPGPGPRPSAPPTTPSTPGTPTPTPSPKPGPSPSPSSSSFHSSLAPAG; via the coding sequence GTGAGCGGGCGGCCGAGCGACTGGACTCCTCTCTACGACTCCGATCCCGTGCCGGGCGACCCGTACGAGGTCGCGCGCCTGGGCAAGAAGCTGCGCGGCATGGCCGAGGAGATCGACAAGCAGGCGCGGAACATCAAGGCGCTGGCGTCGGTCGAGAGCTGGGACAGTGACGCGGGGCGCGCCTTCCACGAGGTCGCGGGTGACACGGCGGGGCGCCTGAAGAAGGCGTTCGACCGCTATGACGAGGCCGCCGACGCCCTGGGTACCAAGGTCAGGGAAGGCGAGTCCAAGGAGTACGCCAGCGAGCTGCACCGCGCGCAGCGCATGGCGGACAAGGCCCTTGAGGAGTTCCGCAAGGCGGAGGTCGAGCAGAAGGCCGCGCTGAAGGAGCTGGACAAGACCGAGGGGACGGTGCCCTCCTCCAAGGAGGACTCGGTCGACCGGACGAAGCAGCAGAAGAAACGCGACGACGCCACGACGATCATGGCTCAGCACCGCGGCAAGATCATGGAAGCGGTCGAGATCCGTGACGACGCCGCGAGCGCGGCGGCCAAGAAGATCAAGAACGTGATCCACCACGACGGCGTGCGTGACCCGGGCGGATTCATGAACTGGATCGCGGACCACGCCGATTGGTTCACGGCCGCGGCCACGGTCCTGGCGGTGGCGGCGCTCGTCGCGGCGATCGTCCTGTCGGGCGGCACCCTGGCGATCGTCCTGGTCGGTGTCGGGGCCGCGATGAGTGCCACGGCCCTGTCCGGCCGGCTGTACGACGTCTTCGCGCGCGGCGGGAAACTCGACCTGCTGGCGATCGGCATCGACGTCCTCGGCATCATCCCCGGGCTCGGCGCCCTGAAGGGGCTCACCGCGGCCGCCAAGGGCGCCCGCCTCGCCGGAGCGGGCAAGGGCGTCTGGGGCGCGTTCACCAACGGCTTCGCCGTGAAGAACATCAACAAGGGCGTCGGCTTCGCGTCCAAGATGCTCGCCAAGCGCGGCATCACCACGCCCAAGCTGCCGGCCGGAGGCTGGAACCCGGAGGTCGTCACCCGCTACATCAAGGGTGCCGCCCTGGGGAACCTCTACGTGACGTCCCTCCTCAGGCTGAAGGAAGCCATGGGCCCGGACGACGGCAAGACCCACCCCATCACCCCGCACCCGGGTCCGGGACCGAGGCCGAGCGCGCCGCCGACCACACCGTCGACCCCGGGCACGCCGACGCCCACGCCGTCT
- a CDS encoding putative T7SS-secreted protein: MTVTPGTESDPFAGSPAARNGPLPQGLKSSPDIPNPHYPDLGFNPVPGDCDIVKALHKKLTSCAEVLHETHGVVTKLMDGSYWKGDAAVAFREQIDGGPLPKNLQNAANSISKAAKHLNRWHDELDDYQGRAKRLNADAKEARAALEAAQGRADTAGNDPDLDKKGTRQDDAKKERTRANGKVDDAQAELDRILKKARDLAYEHEARSGFRAGKIRDATGKLAPHEPGWFDKAMDWVKENLPDILSTVAAVVGLVALFVLTGGTAAAVLLLAAAALSATALALRVTQDPTVWASLKDGFSKGELDTDFWSNLVTVGGDALGALPGLGAAWKGGQAAVRGVDAAGEAISLGSRLANAGASTMEHARTISSLDNSLLGLTIRGARAEPIARTVEVTSAAVGVGTAGFGLVMKAVDADDDGIKDGAVAGIDGTRLGVDGGSLVDIARHVFH, translated from the coding sequence GTGACAGTCACGCCGGGTACCGAGAGTGACCCCTTCGCCGGTTCGCCCGCCGCCAGGAACGGTCCTCTGCCGCAAGGCCTGAAGTCCTCCCCGGACATCCCGAACCCCCATTACCCGGACCTGGGATTCAACCCGGTTCCTGGCGACTGCGACATCGTCAAGGCGCTGCACAAGAAGCTGACCAGTTGCGCCGAAGTTCTCCATGAGACGCATGGCGTGGTCACGAAACTGATGGACGGCAGCTATTGGAAAGGCGACGCGGCGGTCGCCTTCCGTGAGCAGATCGACGGTGGTCCGCTGCCGAAGAACTTGCAGAACGCGGCGAACTCCATCAGTAAGGCCGCCAAGCACCTGAATCGCTGGCACGACGAGCTCGATGATTACCAGGGCCGTGCGAAACGCCTGAACGCGGACGCGAAGGAAGCACGAGCCGCGTTGGAGGCGGCGCAGGGGCGGGCGGACACCGCGGGCAATGACCCTGACCTGGACAAGAAGGGCACCCGGCAGGACGACGCGAAGAAGGAGAGGACGCGCGCCAACGGCAAAGTGGATGATGCCCAGGCGGAACTCGATCGGATTCTGAAGAAGGCCCGCGACCTTGCGTACGAGCATGAGGCGAGGTCCGGATTCCGGGCGGGCAAGATCCGCGACGCGACGGGCAAACTGGCGCCGCACGAGCCGGGCTGGTTCGACAAGGCAATGGACTGGGTCAAGGAGAACCTGCCCGACATCCTGAGCACTGTGGCCGCCGTCGTCGGGCTTGTGGCGTTGTTCGTGTTGACGGGCGGGACGGCTGCTGCGGTGTTGCTGTTGGCTGCGGCGGCGTTGAGCGCGACGGCGCTGGCCTTGCGGGTCACCCAGGACCCCACGGTGTGGGCGTCACTCAAAGACGGCTTCAGCAAGGGTGAGCTCGACACCGACTTCTGGAGCAATCTCGTCACGGTCGGTGGTGACGCCCTCGGTGCCCTGCCTGGACTTGGCGCCGCCTGGAAGGGGGGCCAGGCGGCGGTGCGTGGTGTCGACGCGGCGGGGGAGGCCATCAGCCTCGGCAGTCGATTGGCCAATGCGGGAGCATCCACCATGGAGCACGCTAGGACCATCTCCAGCCTGGACAATTCCCTGCTGGGCCTCACGATCAGGGGTGCGCGTGCCGAACCGATCGCCAGGACCGTTGAGGTCACTTCAGCTGCGGTTGGCGTCGGCACCGCAGGATTCGGGCTGGTGATGAAGGCCGTGGATGCCGACGATGACGGAATCAAGGACGGTGCCGTGGCCGGTATCGATGGCACCAGACTTGGTGTCGACGGTGGCAGTCTCGTTGATATCGCCCGGCATGTCTTCCACTGA
- a CDS encoding WXG100 family type VII secretion target: MADKLKVDGDELENFMKLLNKSNDSLKGLHKALSEATITGLGTDDLDSACEDFQDDWKYGTEQIGEQSEDLAKIIDKSKDAYREVDKALEENLKEKGKGKSAGGSK, encoded by the coding sequence ATGGCCGACAAGTTGAAGGTCGACGGGGACGAGCTCGAGAACTTCATGAAGCTGCTCAACAAGTCGAATGACTCGTTGAAAGGGCTGCACAAGGCGCTGAGCGAGGCGACCATCACAGGCCTCGGCACCGATGACCTCGACTCCGCGTGCGAGGACTTCCAGGACGACTGGAAGTACGGCACGGAGCAGATCGGTGAGCAGAGCGAAGATCTTGCCAAGATCATCGACAAGAGCAAGGACGCCTACCGCGAGGTCGACAAAGCCCTGGAGGAGAACCTGAAGGAGAAGGGGAAGGGCAAGAGCGCCGGGGGCTCGAAGTGA